The nucleotide window TGGATTACCGATAGAGATCCGTTGAATATCACCTTTCACTTTTAAGCTATCAGACTTAAAAATAGGCACAGTGACCACGTCATCGTCTTTTTTAAATGGACCGCCTGCATATGCGTTGTCTACTGCGATACTACTTAATATCAGCATAATAAACGGTACTACGATTAGTTTTATATTCATTGTTATAGTCCTAATTGTTTAGTTGGTGGTTTGCACCGTTTCTCGCTTAACTCCCTTAATAACCTCTACTTTTCTGCGAGAATCTACTGAGGCTATTACTTTTGGCTTTTCTGTTTCAGGCTCTGGTTCAGCGTTAACTTCTGCTATCTGCGGTTGAGCCTCTTCAGGTATAACGTTTTTAGACTCGTCATTCGGGTTGCGCAACGCTAATTGCAGGCTACCTTGATTACGCGAGCTGAGCAGAACTTCAGCTTGCATCAAATCCACTTCAACGGTCACTGCGCGAACAATTTTCGGTTGGTTCTCATCAGATGAAGCACGTTGATCTATCGCCAAAATCTTAATATTTTCTAAGACAACCTCGGTTTGCACAGCACCTGTACGAGTTGATGTCATTAATACATCGACCCGGTTACCCGGTAGAATAAAACCAGCAACACCAACAACATCATTAACTCGAATGGTTATGGCACGCATATTAGGCGCAATTAAGCTTGCTAATGCACTACCTGCCCCCTTTTTGGCAACGCGTTCTTGACGAACCACTTCATTAGGAAATAACGGACTTTTAACAACTAAACCAATGACTTCAGCGGTTTTAGCAAAAGCGTTTTCAGGAACCAGATTATCGGATACCTGCATGACTTTTACATGCTTGGCTTCGATAATCGTTCCGACAGGAATTGGTGTCGTAACAACCACTGTCGCTTTCTTACCGGCTTCTATATTTCCGAGTTTGTTAGCATCCAACCAATCTTGCGCAATAAATACCGCTGCGACACCAAAGGCCAGTGATAAAAGAATAAATATCAGTACATTTTTGTTCATATTTTTGCTCCCATTTATATTCGTTATTCGCTAACGAAATAGCTTGTCCAGGCAAAGTTTAATAGCTCGTTATTTACGTTATTTTGGAGCCCTCGATATTTGACCTGATCACTGATGATGGAGAGTAAGTCTCTTGGGTAACATGGCAAATACGGTTTGCCGTGCGTTTTGTGTAGTTGGTTAACAAGATATTCAAATGACGATTCATCACTTATCAAGTCAAATTTGATGCATTCCTCATCCCATATCACTTTATAATGAGCGACGGATAATTCTTCGAATTCTATTTTGTAGCCTAACCGACGTAGAAAAGCGTCATCAACCAAGTCGGTTGGTGATAAGTTGGTGGAGAACAACATAATCAATTCGAATGGGATCTCGAAATGCGCACCAGACTGCAACGATAAAAAGTCTCTTCGCTCTTCCAAAGGCACAATCCAACGGTTGAATAATTGTTTTGCGGAAATTCGTTGGCGACCAAGATCATCTAACAGCAAAATACCGTTATTGGCTGTTAGTTGCAGAGGCGCTTTATAGGTTTTGTTTTGCTGATCAAATCTTACTTCAAGCATTTCAGCATCTAATTCACCACCGGTGACAACGAGCGGTCTTTGACATAATACCCATCTTGGGTCGAAGCCTTGCTTTAGGCTTAACACGCCATTCTTTGGCTCAGCTGGGCTCATGTCGACTTTTTTGTGAATCTCTGGATCGTAAACTCGTATAATCTCGCCGTTTACTTCTATCGCGTACGGAATAAGCACCTCATCA belongs to Thalassotalea sp. HSM 43 and includes:
- the cpaB gene encoding Flp pilus assembly protein CpaB — its product is MNKNVLIFILLSLAFGVAAVFIAQDWLDANKLGNIEAGKKATVVVTTPIPVGTIIEAKHVKVMQVSDNLVPENAFAKTAEVIGLVVKSPLFPNEVVRQERVAKKGAGSALASLIAPNMRAITIRVNDVVGVAGFILPGNRVDVLMTSTRTGAVQTEVVLENIKILAIDQRASSDENQPKIVRAVTVEVDLMQAEVLLSSRNQGSLQLALRNPNDESKNVIPEEAQPQIAEVNAEPEPETEKPKVIASVDSRRKVEVIKGVKRETVQTTN